In Chiloscyllium punctatum isolate Juve2018m chromosome 10, sChiPun1.3, whole genome shotgun sequence, a single window of DNA contains:
- the LOC140482138 gene encoding homeobox protein Hox-A2-like yields the protein MNNEFEREVGFINSEPSLAECLTSFPPVGETFQSSSIKNSTLSHSTLIPPPFEQSFRSLDHGNTNQNEKTHTSKSIGRATLGDKPLEYPWMREKKSHKKKTVQATGSFSSCSSNEENEEVNEPDNGSPFDSSRRLRTTYTNTQLLELEKEFHYNRYLCRPRRVEIAALLDLTERQVKVWFQNRRMKHKRQTRFKQSQNADSKRHFANSVNQNGFSTRGFAETPVNKTLNSLESDKNAEQDISASAHQDTLSDISSDLLTVIGTSLICTEETHCHYFPQSSDETDSLLPMLKNCSAGTSPSSPESFSIPSLEDLDKITIEPHLDLIDELPQLSLLENEDTLVIPSNVFDFISDNFNSTDFQQLQF from the exons ATGAACAACgagtttgagagagaggttggttTTATCAATAGTGAACCATCGCTTGCCGAGTGCCTGACATCCTTTCCTCCTGTTGGCGAGACATTTCAAAGTTCATCAATCAAGAACTCGACGCTTTCACATTCGACACTGATTCCTCCTCCTTTTGAGCAGAGCTTCAGAAGCTTGGACCATGGTAACACAAACCAAAATGAGAAAACGCACACTTCAAAAAGCATTGGTCGGGCCACGTTAGGGGACAAACCTCTGGAATATCCGTGgatgagagaaaagaaaagcCACAAGAAAAAAACTGTCCAAGCAACGGGATCATTCTCATCTTGTTCTTCTAATGAAG AAAACGAAGAGGTTAATGAGCCGGACAATGGGAGCCCTTTTGACAGCTCCAGGAGACTACGAAccacttacacaaacactcagTTGTTGGAGCTGGAAAAGGAGTTTCATTATAATCGCTACCTTTGCAGACCACGGAGGGTAGAAATCGCAGCTCTTCTCGATCTAACAGAAAGGCAAGTCAAAGTCTGGTTTCAGAACAGACGCATGAAACACAAGAGACAAACTCGATTCAAACAAAGCCAAAACGCCGATTCAAAGCGCCATTTTGCTAACAGTGTTAATCAGAATGGGTTTTCCACAAGAGGCTTTGCTGAGACACCTGTAAATAAAACTTTGAATTCTTTAGAGAGCGACAAAAATGCTGAGCAAGATATTAGTGCTTCTGCTCATCAAGATACATTAAGTGATATCAGCAGTGACCTGCTCACTGTTATTGGCACTTCTCTGATCTGCACCGAGGAAACCCATTGTCATTATTTCCCCCAGAGCTCAGATGAAACTGACTCCCTGCTACCTATGCTGAAAAACTGCTCGGCTGGAACAAGTCCTAGCAGTCCTGAGAGTTTCAGCATCCCATCTCTGGAGGATTTAGATAAAATTACAATAGAACCACATCTAGATCTGATAGACGAATTACCTCAACTATCTTTGTTGGAAAACGAGGACACACTAGTTATTCCATCCAACGTGTTTGACTTTATAAGTGACAATTTTAACTCCACCGATTTTCAGCAATTGCAGTTTTAG